Genomic window (Gammaproteobacteria bacterium):
CGGGCAGAACAGCGGCGGGGGCACCGACGGCAGGTACCAGACCACGTCCTGCCAGCATGCCGGAGCCAGCGTCGGGATGACGAAGATCCCCGGCAGGCTGTAGATCAGCAGGGCCACCGCCAGCAGGCAGACCCCGCCGTGCCCCCAGTCGATCCGGGCCCAGGCGAAGCCGCTGCCACGGCTGATGGTGGCGAAGGTGAAGAGCGCCGCCGGCAGGGCCACCGTCGCCACCAGCAGGGGCAGGACGTAGAGGCCCCGCAGGTCCGCGCCCGGGCCGGCCCAGCGGCCGGTACCGGCGATCAGCGCATGGAGCACTGCCGCCGCCAGCACCAGGACGTTGAACAGCAGGATGACCGAGCGACTCCGCCGCCACTCGCCGAAGGCCCAAAGGCAGGCCAGGAAGCCTGCTGCCGCCATGACCAGGATCAAGAGCGAGAACATGGCCGGATCATACCGCAGGATGCACGAGACAGAAGCCGTGGCCTTTCAGGCGCGTACATGCCAATGGTCAGCTTTCACGAAAAGGCTGTAAATGCAGGCTCAAACGCCCTTGCCCGGCGAAAATATTCTCTTGGATGTTGCACGAGCGCGTTTATACTTCGCTCCCGGGACTACATCTCTACACTCTCACGGAGTATTGAAAAAATGGCGAAAAAGGGTGGCGCACCGACCAAGTCGGATATCCTCAACGCGATCGCGAAGGACACGAAGCTCTCCCGCAAGCAGGTGTCCTCGGTGTTCGACTCGCTCAACGGCGTGATCAAGAAGAGCCTGCGCAGCAACGGCCTGTTCACCATGCCGGGCCTGCTCAAGCTCAAGGTCATCAAGAAGCCCGCGACCAAGGAACGCGAGGGCACGAATCCCTTCACCGGCGAGAAGATGGTCTTCAAGGCGAAGCCCGCCTCGAAGAAGGTCCGCGCGCTGCCGCTGAAGGCGCTCAAGGGCATGGTCAACTAGGCCAGGCAGCCTTTCACATGACGAATGCCGGGCCACGCCGCGCGCGTGGCCCGTTGGGTTCGGCCCGGAGTGGCGCAGCCGCTCCGGGCCTTTTTTCCACGGGGCCAAATCCATGAAGCACCTCAAGTCAGCCAGTTTCCTCCTCCTCGGCCTGGTGTCGCTCACCGCAGCCTGCCAGCAGAAGCCGCCGGAGGCACCGAAGGCGTCCGCCATGACGGAAGACCAGAAGGCGATCTACGCCTATGGCGCCGCCATCGGCCAGCAGATGGCAGAGCAGAACAAGCAGCTGCGCCTGTCCGCCGAGGAACTGGAAGTGTTCCGCAATGCCTTCGGCGACACTGTCTCGGGCAAGGAGCCGGCAGTGAAGATCGAGGAGTACGAGACGAAGTTCCGCGAACTCGCGCAGGCACGCATCGCCGCCGGTGCGGCCGATGCCAGGAAGACGGGCGAAGAGTTCCTCGCCAGCGCCGCCTCCCAGCAGGGCGCCGTGAAGACCGACTCGGGCCTGGTATTCCGCACCATCACCCCGGGCAAGGGTGGCGCGCACCCGCAGGCAACCGACAAGGTCAAGGTGCACTACCAGGGCACGCTTCCCGACGGCACGGTCTTCGACAGCTCCCTGCAGCGCGGCCAGCCCGCGGAGTTCACGCTGAACCAGGTCATCCCCTGCTGGACCGAGGGCGTGCAACGCATGCAGGTCGGCGAAAAGGCGCAGCTGGTGTGCCCGGCGACGCTGGCCTATGGCGACCGCAACACCGGCGGTCCCATCCCGCCCGGTTCCACCCTCAACTTCGAGGTGGAGCTGCTCGAGATCAACCCGAAGCAGTAGGCACCACGGCGGCAGCGCGCCCGGCAGCGCGGGCGCGCTGCCGTTGCGCCGCGGGTTATCATCGCCCGCCATGGCCATCGCCCGCGCCGCCATCCTGCTGCTGACCCTCGGCCTGTGGAGCCTGGGCACCCGGGCCGGTGAAGTCACACTCACGCTGGCCAGTGCCTGGAGCCAGCGGCAGAACTTCACCGCCGACTTCCTCCGCTACGTCGAGGCCGTGAACCGCGCCGGGCAAGGCCTGGTGCAGATCCGCTTCCTCGGCGGGCCCGAGGCCGTGCCCGAGCAGCAGCTCCTGTATGCCCTGCGCCGCGGCGTCATCGACATGGCCTTCGGCGGCATGACCTACTACCGCGGCGTGCTGCCCGAAGGCGACGCCCTGTTCGCCTCCACCCTGGACCCGGACCGCGCCCGGGCCAGTGGCGCGCTCGACGCCCTGCAGCCTTACTGGCGCGAGCGCATCAATGCCCACCTGGTCGGCTGGGTGCAGGCCGGCATGGGCGCGCAGTTCTACCTGCGCACGGTGCCGCGCTTTCGTGCCGACGGCCTGCCGGACCTCACCGGCCTTGCCATCCGCACCTCGCCATCCAACCGCGAGATGCTCGACGCGCTGGGCGCCCGCGCCGTGCAGATCCCGGTGAGCGAGATCTACACGGCCCTGGAACGCGGCATGGTGGATGGCATCGCCTTCACCACCATCGGCCTGCCGGACCTGGGCGTCGGGCAGTTCATCCACTACCGCATCGATCCACCGGTGCTGCAGCTCTCGGTCTGCCTGCAGGTGAACCTCGACACCTGGAACCGCCTGGCGCCGGCGGCCCGCGCGCTGCTGGAGGCCGAAGCCATCCGCTACGAGCACGGCAACCGCGAACGCTTCCTCGCGTTGCAGGCCGGCGAGCAGCGGCAGCTTGCAGCCGATGGCCTGAAGAGCGTAAGCGTCGCACCGGAGCGGGTGGCGGCCTTCAGCGACCTGGCCTTCGAGACCGTCTGGCAGCGGCTGGCGGCGCGCGCACCCGCCTCGGCCGCACGCCTGCGGCCGCTGTTCTGGCCGGAGAGCCCGGCAATGCCAGCGCGGTGAACCGCATCGTTCGCGCCTACGACGCGCTGGTGGACGGCCTGGTCCGGGCGGCCGGGCTCATCATGGCTGCGGTCTGCCTGCTCATCGCCTGGGATGTCATCGCGCGCAACCTCGGCCTGCATCCGCCGCGATCCACGGTGGCCCTGACCGAGTACGCCCTGCTCTACACCACCATGGCGGTGGCGCCGGCACTGGTGCGCGAGCGCGGCCATATCGTCATCGAGCTGCTCCACGAGCGCTTCCCGCCGCGGCTGCGCCGCTGGGTCGACCGCTGCATCCTGGTCTTCTCCACGGCGCTCTCGCTGCTGGTGGCGCTGCTGGCGACGATGCTGGCCGTGGAAGCCACACGCCGGGGCGAGATCGACGTCCGCTCGCTGGACGTACCACGGGCCTGGCTGTTCGCGCCGCTGGCGGCCGGCTTCCTGCTCACGGCCACGGAGCTCCTGCGCCTGCTCTGGCGCGGCGAAAACCTGGCACGCCCGGCTTCCGGGCAGGGCAGCCTGTGAGCCCGGTCGAGTCCGGAGCCCTGGTCTTCGCCACGGTGCTGGTGCTGATGGCGCTGGGCGTGCCGGTACTGTTCGCCTTCCTCGGCGCCAACCTGCTCGGCGCCTGGCTGCTCATGCACGGCTTTGCCGGCCTGCTGCAGGCGGTGGACAACTCGGTCAGCCTGATCACCTCGTTCACGCTGGTGGCGGTGCCGCTGTTCGTGATGATGGGCAGCCTGCTGTTCCACAGTGGCCTGGCGGTGCGGGTCTTCGATGCGCTGGATACCTTCTTCGGGCGCATCCCCGGTCGGCTCTGCTACCTGACGGTCGCGGGCAGCACGGCGTTCTCCACCCTCACCGGCTCGACCCTCGCCAACACCGCGATGCTCGGCTCGCTGATGGTCCCGGAGATGATTCGCCGCGGCTACGCGCCGCGCATGGCCATCGGCCCGGTGGTGGGCACAGGCGGCCTGGCCATGCTGATCCCGCCCTCGTCGCTGGCGGTGCTGCTGGGCAGCCTTGCCGGCATCAACATCGGCGCGCTGCTGATCGCCGGCCTGCTGCCCGGGATGATGCTGGCCGCCCTGTACTGCGCCAGCATCTGGCTGCAGCTGCGGGTCAACCCCGGCCTGGCCCCGGTCTACGAGGTTGCAGCCGTACCGGCTGGCCGCCGGCTGCGACTGCTGGTCACCAACGTGTTGCCCCTCGGTCTGGTGCTGTTCGCCGTGGTGGGGCTCATCGTCATCGGCATCGCCACCCCGTCCGAGGCGGCTGCCTTCGGCGTGCTGGCAGTGGTGCTCATCGCCGCGGCACAGGGCTGCCTGGGCATCGGCGCCATCAACGCGGCGCTGCGGGATACCGTGATCGTCACCGGCATGGTGTTCGTGCTGATCATCGCCGCCTCGGTGTTCAGCCAGCTCATGGCCTTCTCGGGACTCAGCCGCGTGGCCGTGGACTGGGCACTGGCGCTCGAAGGCGGCGCCCTGCTGAAGCTCGCCCTGATGTTCACGGCGGTGCTGGTTCTCGGCTGCTTCCTCGACCAGATCTCGATCATGCTGCTGACGATCCCGATCTTCTTCCCGCTGGTGAAGGCGCTCGGCATCGACCCGGTCTGGTTCGGCCTGCTGGTGCTGCTGGCCCTGGAGATGAGCCTGACGACGCCGCCATTCGGCCTGCTGCTGTTCGTCATGCTCGGCGTCTCGCCGCCCGGCACCCGCTTCGGCGATGTCGTGCGTGCCGCCCTGCCGTACCTCGGCTGCAACCTGCTGCTGGCGCTGCTGCTGCTCGCCTTTCCGGCCATCGCCCTCTGGCTGCCGGAACTGCTGCTGCGCTAGCCTCACGCCACCATGAGCGCGCAGGCGGCAGTTCCGGTGGTGGTGGTGGGCGCGGGCCCGGTCGGCCTGTGCACCGCGCTCTGCCTCGCCCGCCGCGGCATCAGCACGGTGTTGCTGGAGCGCGAGCGCCAGCTGCCCGCCGACCTGCGCGCCTCGACATTCCACCCGCCGACACTGGAGATGCTCGAGGACCTCGGGCTCACCGGCGCCATCCTGCAGGGTGGCCTGCGGGCTCCGACCTGGCAGATACGCCAGCACGAGACCCACGAACGCGCGGTCTTCGACCTCGGCGTACTCGCCGGCGACACGCGCCACCC
Coding sequences:
- a CDS encoding TRAP transporter small permease, which codes for MNRIVRAYDALVDGLVRAAGLIMAAVCLLIAWDVIARNLGLHPPRSTVALTEYALLYTTMAVAPALVRERGHIVIELLHERFPPRLRRWVDRCILVFSTALSLLVALLATMLAVEATRRGEIDVRSLDVPRAWLFAPLAAGFLLTATELLRLLWRGENLARPASGQGSL
- a CDS encoding HU family DNA-binding protein; protein product: MAKKGGAPTKSDILNAIAKDTKLSRKQVSSVFDSLNGVIKKSLRSNGLFTMPGLLKLKVIKKPATKEREGTNPFTGEKMVFKAKPASKKVRALPLKALKGMVN
- the dctP gene encoding TRAP transporter substrate-binding protein DctP; the protein is MAIARAAILLLTLGLWSLGTRAGEVTLTLASAWSQRQNFTADFLRYVEAVNRAGQGLVQIRFLGGPEAVPEQQLLYALRRGVIDMAFGGMTYYRGVLPEGDALFASTLDPDRARASGALDALQPYWRERINAHLVGWVQAGMGAQFYLRTVPRFRADGLPDLTGLAIRTSPSNREMLDALGARAVQIPVSEIYTALERGMVDGIAFTTIGLPDLGVGQFIHYRIDPPVLQLSVCLQVNLDTWNRLAPAARALLEAEAIRYEHGNRERFLALQAGEQRQLAADGLKSVSVAPERVAAFSDLAFETVWQRLAARAPASAARLRPLFWPESPAMPAR
- a CDS encoding FKBP-type peptidyl-prolyl cis-trans isomerase encodes the protein MKHLKSASFLLLGLVSLTAACQQKPPEAPKASAMTEDQKAIYAYGAAIGQQMAEQNKQLRLSAEELEVFRNAFGDTVSGKEPAVKIEEYETKFRELAQARIAAGAADARKTGEEFLASAASQQGAVKTDSGLVFRTITPGKGGAHPQATDKVKVHYQGTLPDGTVFDSSLQRGQPAEFTLNQVIPCWTEGVQRMQVGEKAQLVCPATLAYGDRNTGGPIPPGSTLNFEVELLEINPKQ
- a CDS encoding TRAP transporter large permease, with protein sequence MSPVESGALVFATVLVLMALGVPVLFAFLGANLLGAWLLMHGFAGLLQAVDNSVSLITSFTLVAVPLFVMMGSLLFHSGLAVRVFDALDTFFGRIPGRLCYLTVAGSTAFSTLTGSTLANTAMLGSLMVPEMIRRGYAPRMAIGPVVGTGGLAMLIPPSSLAVLLGSLAGINIGALLIAGLLPGMMLAALYCASIWLQLRVNPGLAPVYEVAAVPAGRRLRLLVTNVLPLGLVLFAVVGLIVIGIATPSEAAAFGVLAVVLIAAAQGCLGIGAINAALRDTVIVTGMVFVLIIAASVFSQLMAFSGLSRVAVDWALALEGGALLKLALMFTAVLVLGCFLDQISIMLLTIPIFFPLVKALGIDPVWFGLLVLLALEMSLTTPPFGLLLFVMLGVSPPGTRFGDVVRAALPYLGCNLLLALLLLAFPAIALWLPELLLR